One stretch of Acropora muricata isolate sample 2 chromosome 12, ASM3666990v1, whole genome shotgun sequence DNA includes these proteins:
- the LOC136892135 gene encoding cytoplasmic 60S subunit biogenesis factor ZNF622-like, with protein MPLFTCITCRVAFADGEIQRRHYKTDWHRYNLKRKVAEMAPVTAEVFEQKVLAQKAEQEAQQKSKTKTMHCQLCGKTFSSENAHNNHLSSKKHREMEAVKVKKDKSCSTSNPEEKSKPIHQRNVEPKSALSSSNDLNNDEDFDDEEDDDDIMEGVALDVEDCLFCSHHSASMEENMQHMTRYHSFFVPDLEFVVDLKGFLEYLGEKVGIGNMCLYCNQRGKTFYSVEAAQAHMMDKGHTKIDYDGDAVLEYADFYDFSSSYPDYDPNGDNENGEVQTRDNALTVDEETLELCLPSGAKVGHRSLHYIYKQSLPPERNRHSKVIRGIMADYKALGWHGTIGTATRQKVKDIRVKNEKLAKRRVDVSVKANKLQKHFRPQVVF; from the coding sequence ATGCCTTTGTTTACTTGCATCACATGTCGCGTGGCTTTCGCAGATGGTGAAATTCAGCGCCGCCATTACAAGACTGACTGGCATCGCTACAATCTCAAAAGGAAAGTCGCGGAAATGGCCCCCGTAACTGCTGAAGTGTTTGAACAAAAGGTCTTGGCACAGAAAGCCGAACAGGAAGCCCAACAGAAAAGTAAAACGAAGACGATGCATTGTCAGCTATGTGGAAAAACCTTTTCCTCCGAAAATGCGCACAACAACCATTTGAGCTCCAAGAAACACAGAGAAATGGAAGCCGTTAAAGTCAAGAAAGATAAAAGCTGTAGCACTTCAAATCCCGAGGAAAAAAGCAAGCCAATTCACCAGCGTAATGTCGAGCCCAAAAGTGCTTTGTCATCGTCAAATGATCTTAATAACGATGAAGACTTTGACGATGAGGAGGATGATGATGACATCATGGAAGGAGTTGCCCTGGACGTTGAAGACTGTTTGTTCTGTTCACATCATAGTGCTAGCATGGAAGAAAATATGCAGCACATGACACGATACCATAGCTTTTTCGTACCAGACCTAGAATTTGTTGTGGATCTGAAAGGTTTCCTGGAATACCTGGGCGAAAAGGTTGGAATTGGAAACATGTGCCTGTACTGTAATCAAAGAGGTAAGACTTTTTATTCCGTGGAAGCTGCTCAGGCCCACATGATGGACAAAGGTCATACAAAGATTGACTATGATGGAGATGCAGTTTTGGAATATGCTGATTTTTATGACTTCAGCAGTAGTTACCCAGATTATGATCCAAATGGAGACAATGAAAATGGTGAAGTTCAAACCAGAGACAATGCTCTTACAGTTGATGAGGAAACACTGGAGCTTTGTTTACCTTCAGGTGCAAAAGTTGGCCATCGGAGTTTGCACTACATCTACAAACAGAGTCTTCCTCCTGAAAGGAACCGTCACTCTAAAGTGATCCGAGGGATCATGGCTGATTATAAAGCTCTTGGCTGGCATGGTACCATTGGAACTGCCACACGGCAGAAAGTGAAGGACATAAGGGTCAAGAATGAGAAGCTGGCAAAAAGAAGGGTTGATGTCTCTGTGAAAGCTAATAAACTACAAAAGCATTTCAGACCTCAGGTTGTTTTCTAA